GACATCAAGTATGCCATTAACCGCATACCTGAATCCTCCCAAAATGCCCCTTGGCTTGACATTTGGTGCTTCTGAATCATCCGTAGACTGATCAATTGCCTCTTTAGTTAGATCTTCCATCGTTTGATTGTTCCAAAATCTCCTTTTCGTGTTCCCGCATTACAGCTGCCTGCGCTTCAGTTTGGTCACCATAACCTAGAAGGTGGAGCATGCCATGTGCAACCAACAAACTGATTTCATCATCAAGTGAATGACCATGCTCCCTTGCTTGTTTTTCGGCTGTTTCCACGGAAATTATTATATCACCCAGCACAACTTGGTCGTTTTCATAAGTTACTTCCTTGTCTTCCAATTGCGAAAAGGCAAGAACATCTGTTGGCGAGTCTACACCTCTATATTCTTTATTCAATTCGCGAATCATCTCATCATCTGTAAGGACAATGCTAACCTCTGCAGGTCGGTTAAATCCCTCAACTTGCAGTGACTTGGCTACGACCTTTTTCAACCTTTCCTGATTCACTTGCCTCTTCTGAAGATTCTTTATTAGCACTTCCATTTGCAGATTTCTTTCCTTCGGTCCCTGTAAGTTCAGGATACTCGATACGAGCATGCATCATGCTCGTCAGCGTTCGAACAAATGAGTCTCGAATTCGACTTATATCCTTAAAAGTCAAATCTGATTCGTCAAGCTGGCCATCAGCTAAACGATCATCAATAATCTTATCCACGAGATTTTCTATGCGGCTAGGCGTTGGCTTCGATAAACTCCGCGATGCAGCCTCGACCGAATCAGCCAGCATCAAAAGAGCAGCCTCTTTACTCTGCGGCTTAGTTCCGTCGTAGCGGAAATGCTGTTCGAGCATGTCCGACTCGTTATTCCCTTCGCTTGTAGCTTGATGATAAAAATATTTTACGACGCTCGTGCCATGATGTTGCGCCATTAATTCGCATATCAATGGCGGCAATTTGTATTCCTTCGCAAGCTCGAGGCCGTCTTTGATATGCGACCTAATTACTAATGCACTTAGCGAGGGATTCAGCCCATCGTGAGCATTTTCAACATACTGGTTCTCCACAAAGAAATGCGGCCGCTTCATCTTGCCTACGTCATGATAATATGCCGCAACGCGAACAAGTAGCGGGTCCGCTCCAATTTGTTCAGCAGCTCCTGCTGCTATATTTCCCACAAATATGCTATGACTATATGTACCCGGTGCCTCCATTAATAACCGCTTCAATATAGGGTTGTTCGTATCCGCCAGTTCCAAGAGGCGATTGTGGGTCGTGATTCCGAAAGGCTTTTCCAATGCGGTCGTCCCCAACCAAAACAGACCTATAGAACTCACTCCTCCGACAACAGCCCATCCCGAGCCTATAAAAAGCGTCCTTACATCGTCGCCGCCTACACGTCCAATTAACCACACTATCGCAAGGTTAGTTAACGACACAATTACTGCCGCGGTCATTAGGTCCGACCGGTGGCGGATGTCGGATACCGAATAGATTGCTACAAAACCGCTAACTAACGCCGCTAGCGCCCACCGTAGCTCCTGATTCATCGCAAATCCTGTCATCGCCGACAGAAGCGCCACAATCATGACGGCGACCTGCGGATTAATCAGCGTCGCAGTGAGCATGCCCGCCGTAGCAATCCAAATCATCCCAAAATAGCCGCTTTGTGAGCCACTTAAATTCAAACCAAGTGCCGCGCCGCCTAGCTTCAGCCCCAAAACGCTTAAGACTACTATCAAAGACAGTAATCCAAGCAACTTTGTGGACCTATATATCCGTGCATGGTATCGCGCAAGATAAAGAAGCGTGAAAATCACTACACAAGCAACAAGTATGCTTATGCACATCATAGTGACATAATCCGCCTTTGGATGGCTTAGCCCCAATGCAGTGAATTTGTCTATGTGCTCAGGCGTAACGCGCTCGCCTTTGGAAATAACCACTTCGCCGAGAAGAATCTGACCATACTTGGGGGGCACCATCCGCATCTCCCGCTCTTGAGCCTTCTTTGTAGCTTCTGGGTCGAACAGGCGGTTCGGCCTTATAAGACTACCGCCTATCTTCGAGACTGCGGCAGCATACTTGGTATTTCCTAAAATTTCTATAAGACGCTTTCGAAACTCTGCACGCACGACAGGAACGTCATCCGGAATGTCACGAATCTCCCTATCAACAATCTGACGCATTAGTGGCTCTGCGTATGATTGAATCTGATCAAAGGTCTTTGCATCAGCTTTTAGCAGAATTCTCAAAGCTTCGGAGTCCACACACTCCTGCAAGTCTGGGCGAAGGTTGCGGCTCACGTAAGCAATCCTGGCTTCGTCGGAATATAGGGTGGGGTCGAGCCTAGCACGCTTGAGGACATCTATAATTTGAGCGAAAGCCTCGCCAGTCTCGGAAGCAGCCTTTGGAACGACGGTATAGACCTTGTCGGTTCTTTTAGCCGCCTCCTGTCTGAGACGCTCCGTTGCAATTGTGTCTATATAACGGACCGTTTTGTGGGCACGAATTTCTTCGTTGCTGATATCGCCAACCCGGAGTGATACCTTCTCAGGAAGTAGATGCATTGAGAGGAGGACCGACAAGATGAGTATAACGCAGAGGGCCAATATCACACGCGGACCCCCTGCTCTCAATAATGCCGATTTTCGCTTATCCAGGTCCTTTTTGCGGTGCCCAGGTTGGGCAACGGAGTTAAAAATAATCATATTATGCAGAACTGCGCTCAAGCAAGCGGTCGACTATCTCGCTGACTAATCTTCCGTCTGCTCGACCACGAACGCGCGGCATAAGGGCGCTCATTACCCGACCCTTATCTGCCTTTGACGCAGCTTTCAGTTCTGCTATCACCTCTTGCGCAATCCCGGCTATTTCGTCCTCAGAGAGCTGTTCAGGCAAATATTCCGAGAGAATTCTCATCTCAGCGGTTTCCTTCTCAACTAAATCTGTCCGACCGCCTTGTTTGAACTGCTCAATGGACTCCTGCCGTCGCTTAATCTCACGGGTGATTACCTCAGCGATTTCTTCCTCAGTAAGAGAACGGCGCTTAGCAATTTCCGCGTTTCGGATCTCGCTACGCGCCATACGAATTACCGATACTCGGAGAGTATCCTTGGCTTTCATCGCCGCTTTATAATCTTCTTCTAGCTTTTCCCGCAACGACATACCAAATTGCCTCGCGGTTGGCAAACCTTAGGTATTAACCCTTGTTGAGCTTCATGAGCTTGCGCCGCCGAGCAGCTTCGGCCTTGCGCTTCTTGTCGCTAGGCTTCTCGTAGTGCTCATGCTCGCGGGCTTCCTTCAGAACGCCAGCCTGTTGAAGTTCCTTCTTGAATCGCTTTAGGGCGCTATCTATTGATTCGTTTTCCCGCACTTGGACTTGCGCCAATCAGTGTCCCCCCCTACGTTATTTAATCGCTTTAATAAAATACCTTCCATATACAAGTTTCGGTTGAAGGGTTCTTCAACTTAACCCCATTGAAAAAACTTTATTGCAATAAAACTGGCTGCGCGGCTGCGCAGCCCTACCGTCAGTCGCTGGAGGTCAAAACCATTATATATTTATTTAATTCCGTTGTCAAGTCTAACCTGGAGGCCAGCTCAAAGCCCTGCCTCCCAACAGATGGAAATGCAAATGCGGCACGCTTTGACCTGCCGCCGGACCTGAGTTGACTACAACCCGAAAACCTCTGTCCGCAATACCAAGTTCTTGAGCAAGCTTCGGGATAACTAGCCAAATCCCTTTTATTATTTCCGAATGTTCTTGATTAAGTGAAAGCACCCCCGCAATGTGCTCCTTAGGAATAATAAGTACATGCACTGGAGCAACTGGATTCACATCTTTAAAGGCGAGAATAGCTTCATCCTCATATACTACTTGAGCTGGAATTTCACGTTGCACAATCTTGCAGAATATGCACCCTTCCATGAAGTCTACCTCCCAGAATAGCGCAGACGCTACTCTAACGATAATCACGCGTTACTTGTTATGATTTCCCCAAAAACTTGATTTTCTTTCACATCGGCAATTCTAACCTGTACAATTTCTCCAGCCTCGCATTTAGGGTCGTTTTTAAAAACAACCCTAATATAATTATCGGTAAAGCCTGAGCGAAGTTTGCTTTCTTTATTGCCCTCAACCAATACGGCCATGGTCTTACCGATAAACCGCTTTGCAAACTTTTCGGAATGAGCCTTTGCCAATTCAATTAATAGCTCGCTCCGCCGCTTTTTCTCAACCGGTGAAACATCATCTGGCATCAAATATGCTGCTGTACCTTGTCTTGGTGAAAATCGGAATATGTGTGCCCGTGAGAATTCCAGCCGCTCTGCAAAACGGTACGTCTCTTCAAACTCCTCAATGGTTTCGCCCGGGAAGCCTACCATAATATCGGTCGTTATCGCAATATCCGACACCCTTAAACGAGCCTCTTCAACAAACCGTTCGAACTCTTCCGCAGTGTAGGGCCTGTTCATTCGCTTAAGTACTCCATCGTTGCCGCTTTGCAACGGCACGTGTAGGTGGCGACATATTTTTTTCTCGCTAGCCATTATTTCAAGAAGACAGATTGGCACATCGGTCATTTCAATCGAGCTCAGTCGGATACGTTCAATCCCCGAGACTTTCACAAGCGATTGAAGAAGTCCAACAAGGTTTGTCCCACCATATTCGTAGCGCCCGAGCCTTATGCCAGTGAGAACAATTTCCTTGAATCCTCGGTCGGCTAGTTGAGTAACCTCGTCAACAACCTCATCTGCCGGCTTACACCACATCGTTGGCCTGGCAAAAGGCACGATGCAATATGAGCAAAATTGGTCGCATCCATCCTGGATTTTCACCAGCGCGCGTGTTCTAGCACTAGCCGCCCTTGAAACCGAGGCCGCCATGTCTGTTTTACTCACCTTACTAGGGAGAAGCCGCCCGATGTATTCTACGATGGCATCTTTGTGCCGGTTCCCCAATACGAGCGATACACCCTCGATTCCACGAGCTTCATCAGGCGATGTCTCAGCATAGCAACCGGTGAGTACGACGCTTGCCCCTGGGTGACGGCGTGCAATCGTTCTAACAGCCTGCCGGGATTTGCTGTCAGCAGTATGTGTTACCGAGCAACTATTTATGATATAAACATCGGCTGAATCAGCAAAGTCAACAACATCATACCCACTAGCACGCAGTGCATCCGCCATCCTCTGCGTTTCGTATTGATTAACCTTACAACCAAGAGTATGAAATGCCACCTTTGGCACTTGAAAATTCTCCTTCCGCCCCAGAATTTTTCATCCTAGGGTTACATCAAAATTTTGCCATAACCCAGAGTAGCTGTCAAATGAACGGAGAGAACGCCCGCAAAACAGGGATTTATAAAAACCATCGGCACGACGAGATCATGCAAGATTTTACTTTTAAAAATTAAACCGTGTTCATGTAGTTGGGACCACCAAGCGTGTTAGCAACCGCAACGAGGTCCTGATAATCATTGGTGTCGCCGTCACCATCTGCATCGCCAATAAGCCGGATATCGTCCTGCTTAAGATTGCCATACAATGCAATCTCCTTATGGACATCATACGATGTTGATTCTTGTGCCCAAATGCCTGCCATGCAAGCAACCGCCAATAAGATGCATAGGAAGACCGTCAGCAGTTTTGTACCGTACTAAAACTTCCTTTTGACTATGCTAGCCAAGCCACTAGTGAAAACCAAGAATAAAATTCGCTATATATGCTTACCGCCTAACAACATGAATTTGGGCGATATTATCGTCATACGGCTATAAAAGACTTATCTTGGTCTTCTTGCATATTTCAAGCTTGAAAACGAACGCTCTAAACAGGGAACAACACTTGCAAAAAGCCGGGTTTGCTTTGTAACTTGGGTTGCTATTGCGGTAGATAGGATAGCTGGGTTAAAGAGAAGCAGCCCAAGCTCATATTTTGTGCGCAGGCAACGTGAAAAAGCAATCCAGATACGCGCAACCCTGCACTTTTCTGGCAATGTTACAAGGAGAATAACGCACTTCAAGCGAATTTTAAACGCTTTGTAATAAACAGGTAAAAATACCAGGGGTGTGTAGGTTAATGCTAGCTACTTCGAACAGGAAGGGTGAAGGTAAAAGTGCTGCCGCAGCCCGGCTCGCTCTCCACCGAGATTGTGCCGCCGTGAGCTTCGACAACGAGCTTACAGAAAGCGAGACCAAGGCCGGTTGACAGCTTTCTGCGCGACCATTGGGGCTCGACTTGGACGAACTTGTCAAAGATTCGTGCATGGTATTCTTTTGGAATGCCCTCACCTGTATCACTTACGCTTACCGCCACCGAAGATTTATCGGCAGTTAAATTTGCCTCAACTGATATACGCCCACCAGGCGGCGTGTGGCGAACCGCATTACTTAAAAGATTAACAACCGTCCTCACTATCCTATCACGGTCTATTTCCAACTCAGGCAAGCCCCTTTGAACACGGCGATGGAGCTCCAATCGTTTGCGCTTAGCAAGAATTTCTACCTGGCTAATGGCTTCCCGAAGCACCTCATTTACCCGAGTAGGCGTCTTGTGTAAGGTGACTTTATTGCTTTCCATTTTACTAACATCAAGGAGGTCGTTTATCATGCCAAGGAGTGTCTGAGCCCCGTGAATCGCCATCTGGAGAACAGTCTCTTCTTGAGGGGAAAGCCTAGGCTTAGTCATTTCCGCCAGTGTAAGCATCGAGCTGATGGCCGCGGACAGTGGTGTGCGCATATCATGTACTATCATATCTATTAAATCCTTTTTCATTCGTTCGGACTGACGGAGCTCATGATATGCCTCACGGATAAGCCGATTCTTTTCTCGTATTGTAACTGCGGTATCAAGGGCAGTAGCGGCTTTCCCGGCAAGCATGGCTACCATCTCAAGTGGTTCGAGGTCTTTAAGAGTTTTCGATTGCCCATCAGAACGCCTAGCTACCCAAAGGCAAGTCGTATCACCTAATCCCCAACACCGCGTTTCCTCGACTGTAAACTCTGTGCCCAACCCGGCTGATAAGCCCGCAGACATAATGCCTGATTCAAAATGGCAGAGTGGCTCGCCGATGTTCGGCGCCCCAGAACATGTGGCGCATTCATTCAAACTTATGACGAGATGGTCATCAGTTTGCTCTTCGATTGTTCCCTTTCCCACTCCAAAATCTTCAAGCGCATCAATAACATCTGCAGGCCCACGAATACCTATTTTTTGCGCCACCATTTGGCCGGCGACGTTCAACATCGCCGCCGAAAGATTTGACCCGAGCAATTCACGAAATGCAAGCAGGCGTACTGCACGATAAAGTTTAATCGGCACCGTCGGTCCAAGAGTTGGCCTTTCAAATGAAAAAATCCCAGGTACATCAAGGGGATGTTGGGTCCGCGCCTCCTCAAGGCTTATGTTTATTATGCGGAGCGCTTCCTCTTTCAAAGCTTCGCTTAACTCTATAGTAGGGTGCAACTCAGAGGCATCCTTCGAATTTTCCATTTTAATCTCTTCGCTCCCCGGCAGGTACTATGAGTTGCCCGTTATTGAGGATGATTTCAGCAGCATTTTTGCAGTTCAGGATACCATATAGCAGCCAAAATAGCAACCAACCAGGCAATTTTTGCCCTTTTTGAAAAGTATTAATTCCCGCCTCTTGAAAAATTAAGAGAGAGCTTTTTAAGTAATTGGCAAGGAGACGCACCAGCTGTTTATAAACGTTTCGACATTAACATATCACATTCCTTTGGAAACTAAACAAAAAATTGACTTATTTTCAAATTGCATACTTGATCTCAAAGGCACTTGATGAAATAGGATAATTCGAACCGTGCCGCTACATCGGCACGATACAAGCTAAACCCTACCAAGCCCAAGACAATATACAGGCTCGGATGCTAAACCATGACAAATAAACCAAGAAAAATTGTAAACGTAGGAGGAAAATTTTATGGCTTGCGGAGTAATGATATGGTGGAGCTAGCCAGGTAACGATGCCACGCATGAACATGAAAGTCAGCTCGTTG
This Armatimonadota bacterium DNA region includes the following protein-coding sequences:
- the ybeY gene encoding rRNA maturation RNase YbeY, whose translation is MNQERLKKVVAKSLQVEGFNRPAEVSIVLTDDEMIRELNKEYRGVDSPTDVLAFSQLEDKEVTYENDQVVLGDIIISVETAEKQAREHGHSLDDEISLLVAHGMLHLLGYGDQTEAQAAVMREHEKEILEQSNDGRSN
- a CDS encoding HD domain-containing protein — protein: MILALCVILILSVLLSMHLLPEKVSLRVGDISNEEIRAHKTVRYIDTIATERLRQEAAKRTDKVYTVVPKAASETGEAFAQIIDVLKRARLDPTLYSDEARIAYVSRNLRPDLQECVDSEALRILLKADAKTFDQIQSYAEPLMRQIVDREIRDIPDDVPVVRAEFRKRLIEILGNTKYAAAVSKIGGSLIRPNRLFDPEATKKAQEREMRMVPPKYGQILLGEVVISKGERVTPEHIDKFTALGLSHPKADYVTMMCISILVACVVIFTLLYLARYHARIYRSTKLLGLLSLIVVLSVLGLKLGGAALGLNLSGSQSGYFGMIWIATAGMLTATLINPQVAVMIVALLSAMTGFAMNQELRWALAALVSGFVAIYSVSDIRHRSDLMTAAVIVSLTNLAIVWLIGRVGGDDVRTLFIGSGWAVVGGVSSIGLFWLGTTALEKPFGITTHNRLLELADTNNPILKRLLMEAPGTYSHSIFVGNIAAGAAEQIGADPLLVRVAAYYHDVGKMKRPHFFVENQYVENAHDGLNPSLSALVIRSHIKDGLELAKEYKLPPLICELMAQHHGTSVVKYFYHQATSEGNNESDMLEQHFRYDGTKPQSKEAALLMLADSVEAASRSLSKPTPSRIENLVDKIIDDRLADGQLDESDLTFKDISRIRDSFVRTLTSMMHARIEYPELTGTEGKKSANGSANKESSEEASESGKVEKGRSQVTAS
- a CDS encoding GatB/YqeY domain-containing protein, whose product is MSLREKLEEDYKAAMKAKDTLRVSVIRMARSEIRNAEIAKRRSLTEEEIAEVITREIKRRQESIEQFKQGGRTDLVEKETAEMRILSEYLPEQLSEDEIAGIAQEVIAELKAASKADKGRVMSALMPRVRGRADGRLVSEIVDRLLERSSA
- the rpsU gene encoding 30S ribosomal protein S21 — translated: MAQVQVRENESIDSALKRFKKELQQAGVLKEAREHEHYEKPSDKKRKAEAARRRKLMKLNKG
- a CDS encoding histidine triad nucleotide-binding protein; the encoded protein is MEGCIFCKIVQREIPAQVVYEDEAILAFKDVNPVAPVHVLIIPKEHIAGVLSLNQEHSEIIKGIWLVIPKLAQELGIADRGFRVVVNSGPAAGQSVPHLHFHLLGGRALSWPPG
- the mtaB gene encoding tRNA (N(6)-L-threonylcarbamoyladenosine(37)-C(2))-methylthiotransferase MtaB, with the protein product MPKVAFHTLGCKVNQYETQRMADALRASGYDVVDFADSADVYIINSCSVTHTADSKSRQAVRTIARRHPGASVVLTGCYAETSPDEARGIEGVSLVLGNRHKDAIVEYIGRLLPSKVSKTDMAASVSRAASARTRALVKIQDGCDQFCSYCIVPFARPTMWCKPADEVVDEVTQLADRGFKEIVLTGIRLGRYEYGGTNLVGLLQSLVKVSGIERIRLSSIEMTDVPICLLEIMASEKKICRHLHVPLQSGNDGVLKRMNRPYTAEEFERFVEEARLRVSDIAITTDIMVGFPGETIEEFEETYRFAERLEFSRAHIFRFSPRQGTAAYLMPDDVSPVEKKRRSELLIELAKAHSEKFAKRFIGKTMAVLVEGNKESKLRSGFTDNYIRVVFKNDPKCEAGEIVQVRIADVKENQVFGEIITSNA
- a CDS encoding ATP-binding protein; this translates as MENSKDASELHPTIELSEALKEEALRIINISLEEARTQHPLDVPGIFSFERPTLGPTVPIKLYRAVRLLAFRELLGSNLSAAMLNVAGQMVAQKIGIRGPADVIDALEDFGVGKGTIEEQTDDHLVISLNECATCSGAPNIGEPLCHFESGIMSAGLSAGLGTEFTVEETRCWGLGDTTCLWVARRSDGQSKTLKDLEPLEMVAMLAGKAATALDTAVTIREKNRLIREAYHELRQSERMKKDLIDMIVHDMRTPLSAAISSMLTLAEMTKPRLSPQEETVLQMAIHGAQTLLGMINDLLDVSKMESNKVTLHKTPTRVNEVLREAISQVEILAKRKRLELHRRVQRGLPELEIDRDRIVRTVVNLLSNAVRHTPPGGRISVEANLTADKSSVAVSVSDTGEGIPKEYHARIFDKFVQVEPQWSRRKLSTGLGLAFCKLVVEAHGGTISVESEPGCGSTFTFTLPVRSS